From the genome of Loxodonta africana isolate mLoxAfr1 chromosome 4, mLoxAfr1.hap2, whole genome shotgun sequence:
CACCATGGAGAGGTATGATatcatggtggttaagagcatgacTGCTAAAGTCAGACACACCTGTCATTATTCATAGATGAGTTAAACATCTGGCAAACTTGGCTTCTCCTtatgtaaagtggggataatactAGAAGAAGCCTAATAATGAGAAATTGTTAGCAAAGCATTTAGCATAGGGTCTAGCACTATAAGCACAAATTTGTGCTTTTAGTGATAATTTCATGAGAGctagaccctggtggcgtagtggttaagtcctacagagGCTAACgaaagtgttggcagtttgaatccaccaggtgctccttggaaactctatggggcagttctaccctgtcctatagggtcgctgtgagtcagaatcgactcgacagcactgggttagacTGTATGTGCTTGGGAGGTTAGGCTTTTCTGGTTTGACTTTTGGAAGACCATGCTAGTTAACAGACAATCCTAGGGATTTGGATCAATTCTAAAATCTTTGGGTGGGTTGGGGGGGAGTGATGGGAGTGGAAGGGAAGGGGTAGCAGTGGAGCCAAGTTTATTAATAATCCTTCACCTGAGCCTTATTTTTAGGTATCTGCTGATTTCACAGAACATCCAAACCTAATGTTACTTGTTGAAATTCACACTTTCGGGTTTGGTCTAGTACTGAATTATGTGGGGGTATCATTCAGGCATGGCCTTCGTTTGTATACCTTCTCCAGTTCCTAGGCTGTTCAAAGTTAATTCCTATGCACataaaacatacacatacacacacacacatacacacacacaaatgcacaaaACAATACCTAGCCTTAACTTCGGCCACCACTATATTTCGGGATGTGCTACACTTTTTAACATTGCcttaaattttaataaatgtcTCTGCATTTATCATGGTCACTATCATGGAACACATTTGTGCCGCTCTTTCTTGCCTTATGGGTAAATATTCCTTAAATAAAATTACACCTTACATTTTTCCCTGTTACATTTGCACTCGCTGAGTCATAGGTATCACTTGGGGCTGCTCAACTGTAGGAAAGTAAATAGCCATTCCCCAGAAACACAACCAAGCCAAGGTCAAGACAATTACCAGGAGCAATTCTTTATATTATCCAGTTGCATAAGACACTTCTTGAATAAATGACATATCCTAATTTAGGATACATCACCAGATTCAAGTCAGAGAGTATCCTCTGCCAGTCGATAAGAGTGCGGGTCACTGGGAGGTCTCTTCGTAGAATTTTCCTCAAGGCCTCATTAGATAGCTCCTGTAATTCTTCTAAGACTGCAGTTTGAAATTTATTCTCCTGTTCTTCCACGAGCCTAGCAAAATTTAGAGCCAGTTGAGCTTGGTTAACTACTTCCAAGCTTTCTTTGAGGTCCTTGGAGATTTTAACATGAAGGTTGACACACCTGAAATAGTGAGCTTGCACAAAAATTCTTCCTGTTACTTGGGTCAGAAATGGATTTATTTGGAAAATCCACTTAGATTTCCAAAGGGCGTTCCAGTAATCTCCCGATTCGTAGTTGTGATCTTCAATGCATGCTATCAAGAACTCCTTATTTTTCACAGTTTTTCTCAACACGTTGCAATTTCCACGTGGAAAGTGATCATTCACGTACAGTTTCAAGGCACACAGAACAACAGTTCTCAGGTATTCTGTCTCATTCCGAATGATACCGTGACTTTGGATGTCTTTTAACTGATTTTGAAGCAGGTCAAACTTGAAAGAAAGTTTGCTTTGATAGTCAAAAAATCGGTAGTCCCCCACTACATTGTGGTGAGACAGGAGTACTGGATTGCCATCGATGCAGAGTGGTACAGAATATTTTTGGCAATGTTGGTGGCCTGCACACTCACCTTGATGGTGCATAAGTTTTTCATCACGGATAAGCAGACAGAGATCATCAAAGGCATTTACAAATTCCCCTGGAGGAGCCTGTATTAGCAGTCTGCGGattactttttctttctgtcttctacTCAGAACGGTAAGTGACATGTTTGATTGCAGCAGAAGCAAAGCTTCTGAAATAAAGAGTGCTCCAAGGAATGAGAAAACATTCCATGAGACACCTTTCCCATCAAGGTGTTAAACATTCAGGCTTAAGGTTATGCTCAACCATCAAAACAGGCAGTCTAGTAGGCTCTGAGTCTCCTGATGACATCATAAAGAAGCTTCCCCTATGAAGGCTGGAACTTTTGATATCACAATGGGTGTtcgaacagagagaaaaaaaaaaaaaaatgacagtcaCCTGACAGCGTGGTGCCCAGCCAGCCAGCTAATCATATTTCGAAGATTTTAAAAGCTAAGCTTCCTGAACAGGCTTCTTCAAAAGTggtgtgtctctctgtgttctATCTTGTCAGGGAAGGAGAAAAGCAGCCCAGAGTTCCTAGAGAGAGTTTGACAGCATTTTGCACCTGCAGGGACCATAATGGAGTTGATTTGTACTCAGACCCTCAGAATAGCTGCCCCAAAGCCACTGGAAGCACATTATGATGAAAGGTTTGTGGGgtttaaacaaaaaaagtaaaaataaagtgAGATACAATGCCAGTTCATGGAAAAAAATGTCAGCTAGCAGGGGGTGCTGCATCTATAAACATTTTGGATTTGTAGATGGTCAGAACATAAGAAAGGAGCCAGAAAGTGTGGCGGGCAGGTGACTGAGGGTTCGTATCTTTTGTACTGGTTCTGTGGGAATTCAGGGTGAGCTAGCTCCAAAGAACAATGGCAACAAACCACTGtctgttctctgctttcatcctaGAAAAGAGGTGGCAGTGGCAACAGCCGATGAGTATCAAGAAATTCCAGGGCAGATTTAATTATACTTGGATCCCGTGACAACATAATAGGGCGAAACTTCAAAGAGAGGAGAAACGGTACAACAGGTCATGAAATTATGGAGAACAAATATCCACTCCGAAGTCCTTTCTGTTCCCTTatcctcttcattctcttaattTACACTCTTCACTTGCTTTTCTCATTCTTTCTGAAGAATTCTGAACTTAAGCTCCTCTCATTTAAGTATAAACTACTTCCTTCTACATCTCTCTGGAGCTTTTCTGACTTTCCCTagcttcctgtatttttttttttttttttaaggaaacataaGCTTGGCAATGTTAAGTCATAGCCGTTGAATTTCAGGGCTTCTTGTTAGTTCTAACAATCTAAAATTGAGTGGATTTTTGAACAATTTTTACCTATACgttccattattttttaaatacattatcaTATTATTTCATCTCAGCCTTAGCCTTTCAAATTGAAGTGTCCCAATTTTTGTAGTTTATCTTGATGATTAGTAACTGATTATTTCACTTTTCTCTGTCGCATCAAATGTAAAATCACTGTGATATTGTTAACTCCTTTTTGATggtgcttaaatttttttttttttttttttttggtatgtgtataGCTGGAATGGGACATCTGTCAATATAATAGTAACAATTTATATTATAGTGATAATAATTATATTCATAATAGTTACTATTTATTGAACATTCAATAGTAGAAACTGTTCAATGACATGTTAAGGACTCATTTAATGCCCCACCTTTTCTAAGAGTAGGTATTGATATACTCACTTTTCGTTTGAGGGAACTGAGCCTGAGAGAGCTCGGATGATGTGGAGGTTTCTGAAGTTCTAGTGCCTCCCAAGTCCATGTCTTCAGGGAATAGACTGTAGTAATGTTTTAATGTATTTCCTGAGTAATAACACTATTTCtcaatttttcaatttttattcttttcctataatttttatttattacagAATTGTAACTGCTCGATTTTATGCTTATCTTAAATATTACTTATCATCAAATTATCTTGTCCTTTAATTGTGCACAACATaggaatcttttaaaaataaaaaaaatacttcaaagaaaactaaagaggGATCAAATATTATTTTAGACATTTAAAATACTTAATCACTTTCTGTGAGAATTTCCTTAACTTCTTTTTTGTGCTTCATACATGGTTTTTATCAAAGATTCAGGAAGATTTTAGAGGTGGAAAAATTAACCTAGAAAAAACTGTGAAATTGCTTGGAAAATTAGATATCCGGTGTGATATTACTCATGTGAAATATATTTTTCAGGTGAGATGATATCTGCCTCCCACCTCTACCCTAGGTAGGACTTAATCCAATATACATAAACGTCAGTAGCTGCTTGGACTTTGTATGGTTTCTGCAGAAAATACATATGAAAAATTAA
Proteins encoded in this window:
- the CAPZA3 gene encoding F-actin-capping protein subunit alpha-3, which translates into the protein MSLTVLSRRQKEKVIRRLLIQAPPGEFVNAFDDLCLLIRDEKLMHHQGECAGHQHCQKYSVPLCIDGNPVLLSHHNVVGDYRFFDYQSKLSFKFDLLQNQLKDIQSHGIIRNETEYLRTVVLCALKLYVNDHFPRGNCNVLRKTVKNKEFLIACIEDHNYESGDYWNALWKSKWIFQINPFLTQVTGRIFVQAHYFRCVNLHVKISKDLKESLEVVNQAQLALNFARLVEEQENKFQTAVLEELQELSNEALRKILRRDLPVTRTLIDWQRILSDLNLVMYPKLGYVIYSRSVLCNWII